One Microbacterium sp. W4I20 DNA window includes the following coding sequences:
- a CDS encoding DUF2786 domain-containing protein: MSETKLDLIAKLLAKAESTTPEEAEALTEHAERLMVKYGIEQARIDERRGRLGQEREEIITERIVFTGTYARDLRDLGAAVALALGSVRPMQAEHRGGSILYLVGYASDAQQARVLTESLQVQAMVAMRAWWAVHRDRYRPFSEGDKRRARSSFIRGFANGVSGRIGESRRALIEEAGTGAELVLSSRRERVDAYVDTLSTRRARSRQGADVGAYMHGHRSGREVQTAERAMTPG, from the coding sequence ATGAGCGAGACGAAGTTGGACCTGATCGCCAAGCTGCTGGCGAAGGCCGAGAGCACCACGCCCGAAGAGGCGGAGGCTCTCACCGAGCACGCCGAGCGACTGATGGTGAAATACGGCATCGAGCAGGCGCGCATCGACGAGCGCCGCGGTCGCCTCGGGCAGGAGCGCGAGGAGATCATCACAGAGCGGATCGTGTTCACCGGCACGTACGCGCGCGACCTGCGCGATCTCGGCGCCGCGGTGGCGCTGGCGCTCGGCTCGGTGCGCCCGATGCAGGCCGAGCACCGGGGCGGGTCCATCCTGTACCTCGTCGGGTACGCGTCCGACGCACAGCAGGCCCGCGTGCTCACCGAGAGCCTCCAGGTGCAGGCGATGGTGGCGATGCGCGCCTGGTGGGCTGTCCACCGCGACCGATATCGGCCGTTCAGCGAGGGCGACAAGCGCCGCGCCCGCAGCAGCTTCATCCGCGGGTTCGCCAACGGGGTGTCCGGACGAATCGGCGAGAGTCGGCGCGCGCTCATCGAGGAGGCCGGGACCGGGGCCGAGCTCGTGCTGTCGTCGCGACGGGAGCGGGTCGACGCGTACGTCGACACGCTGTCGACACGGCGGGCCCGGTCACGCCAGGGCGCCGACGTCGGGGCGTACATGCACGGCCACCGATCCGGCCGCGAGGTCCAGACCGCCGAGCGAGCGATGACGCCCGGTTGA
- a CDS encoding TraR/DksA C4-type zinc finger protein, translating into MSTDLRARLEELRAQAAARVQATSAALDELTHDRQGSNDDDEHDPEGVTLSSEWSRLTGLAEAAASELRQVDDALARMDAGTYGICANCGRPIPAGRLEVRPFAVHCVACAEKLGR; encoded by the coding sequence ATGAGCACCGACCTGCGCGCACGGCTGGAGGAGCTGCGCGCGCAGGCCGCCGCTCGGGTGCAAGCGACGTCGGCAGCCCTCGACGAACTCACGCACGACCGGCAGGGTTCGAACGACGACGACGAGCACGATCCCGAAGGGGTCACACTCTCGTCCGAGTGGTCGCGACTGACCGGGCTGGCCGAGGCGGCGGCATCCGAGCTCCGGCAGGTCGACGACGCGCTCGCGCGAATGGATGCCGGGACGTACGGCATCTGCGCGAACTGCGGCCGCCCGATCCCCGCCGGCCGGCTCGAGGTGCGTCCGTTCGCCGTGCACTGCGTCGCCTGCGCCGAGAAGCTCGGGCGTTGA
- a CDS encoding cupin domain-containing protein, giving the protein MTIQPRDVVRDENFEGYLLGSPVSIIREYATTPGSGPRLHRHPYAETFVIHRGRALFTVADGQVVGVGGQILVVPALVSHRFEVLDGGTYEATHVHANDRFITEWLE; this is encoded by the coding sequence ATGACCATCCAGCCCAGAGACGTCGTCCGGGACGAGAACTTCGAGGGCTACCTCCTCGGCTCGCCCGTCAGCATCATCCGCGAGTATGCCACCACCCCCGGTAGCGGACCCCGCCTGCACCGGCATCCCTACGCCGAGACGTTCGTGATCCACCGCGGCAGAGCACTCTTCACCGTCGCCGATGGGCAGGTCGTCGGCGTCGGAGGGCAGATCCTCGTCGTGCCCGCGCTCGTCTCGCACCGCTTCGAGGTGCTCGACGGCGGCACCTACGAGGCCACGCATGTGCATGCGAACGACCGCTTCATCACCGAGTGGCTCGAATAG
- a CDS encoding VOC family protein: protein MTIRLENVGIAVRDLDATIAFFTDLGLTVLGTDEVSGEWADTAVGLDGNHAKIAVLQTPDGQGQIELFEYIHPDAIETEPTLPNEIGMHRIAFAVDDIEESLAIAATHGHYPLRGVANYQDVYKLTYLRGPSGILVMFAQDLTKS, encoded by the coding sequence ATGACCATCAGACTTGAGAATGTCGGCATCGCCGTGCGCGACCTCGACGCGACGATCGCCTTCTTCACCGACCTCGGACTCACCGTGCTGGGAACGGACGAGGTCAGCGGCGAGTGGGCCGACACCGCGGTCGGGCTCGACGGCAACCACGCCAAGATCGCCGTGCTCCAGACACCCGACGGGCAGGGCCAGATCGAGCTCTTCGAGTACATCCACCCCGACGCGATCGAGACCGAACCCACGCTTCCGAACGAGATCGGGATGCACCGCATCGCCTTCGCCGTCGACGACATCGAGGAGTCGCTCGCGATCGCCGCCACGCACGGCCACTACCCGCTCCGCGGCGTGGCGAACTACCAGGACGTCTACAAGCTCACGTATCTTCGCGGCCCCAGCGGCATCCTGGTCATGTTCGCGCAGGACCTCACGAAGAGCTGA
- a CDS encoding tartrate dehydrogenase has translation MTTTHRIAVIAGDGIGTEVMPEGLRVLRAAASRFDLSLEFTEFDFASASYWQKHGQMLPDDWFETLRGFDAIYFGAVGWPDVVPDHVSLWGSLIQFRRAFDQYVNLRPVRLMPGVVSPLAAREPGDIDFWVVRENTEGEYSSIGGRMFEGTDREFVLQETVMTRTGVDRVLRYAYDLAQKREAKHLTSATKSNGISISMPYWDERVAAVGAEYPDVRRDQFHIDILTANFVLHPDWFDVVVASNLFGDILSDLGPACTGTIGIAPSANINPEGLFPSLFEPVHGSAPDIAGRGIANPIGQIWCGAMMLDHLGYPDAGAAVLAAIEEVLARGADAAPFTPDLGGTATTVELGAAIAEAVSGV, from the coding sequence ATGACGACCACCCACCGCATCGCCGTGATCGCCGGCGACGGCATCGGCACCGAGGTCATGCCCGAGGGGCTGCGGGTGCTTCGCGCCGCAGCATCCCGTTTCGACCTCTCCCTCGAATTCACCGAGTTCGACTTCGCCAGCGCAAGCTACTGGCAGAAGCACGGGCAGATGCTGCCGGATGACTGGTTCGAGACGCTGCGCGGGTTCGACGCGATCTACTTCGGCGCGGTCGGGTGGCCCGACGTCGTGCCCGACCACGTGAGCCTGTGGGGGAGCCTCATCCAGTTCCGCCGCGCATTCGACCAGTACGTGAACTTGCGGCCGGTGCGTCTCATGCCGGGTGTGGTCTCGCCGCTGGCCGCGCGCGAGCCGGGAGACATCGACTTCTGGGTCGTGCGCGAGAACACCGAGGGCGAGTACTCGTCGATCGGCGGGCGGATGTTCGAGGGCACCGACCGCGAGTTCGTGCTGCAGGAGACCGTGATGACGCGCACGGGCGTCGACCGGGTGCTGCGGTACGCATATGACCTGGCGCAGAAGCGCGAGGCGAAGCACCTGACCTCGGCGACGAAGAGCAACGGGATCTCGATCTCGATGCCGTACTGGGACGAGCGCGTCGCTGCGGTCGGCGCCGAGTACCCGGATGTGCGGCGCGACCAGTTCCACATCGACATCCTCACCGCGAACTTCGTGCTGCACCCCGACTGGTTCGACGTGGTCGTGGCGAGCAACCTGTTCGGCGACATCCTGTCCGACCTCGGACCCGCCTGCACCGGCACGATCGGCATCGCCCCGAGCGCGAACATCAACCCCGAGGGCCTGTTCCCGAGCCTGTTCGAGCCCGTACACGGTTCGGCTCCCGACATCGCCGGCCGCGGCATCGCGAACCCCATCGGACAGATCTGGTGCGGCGCCATGATGCTCGACCACCTCGGATATCCGGATGCCGGCGCCGCCGTTCTCGCCGCGATCGAGGAGGTTCTCGCCCGAGGAGCGGATGCTGCCCCCTTCACGCCTGACCTGGGCGGCACGGCCACGACGGTCGAGCTGGGTGCGGCGATCGCGGAGGCTGTCTCGGGAGTCTGA
- a CDS encoding ABC transporter ATP-binding protein: MNQPVADPLGVNPPAVSTGLTVSNLVKEYKVGGGLFGRTRDVVQAVSDVSLSIAGGQTFGLVGESGCGKSSLGRSVARLQSSDGGSILLGDQDITRVEGGRLRALRRRVQFVFQDPYASLNPRKSVRATLTEPLVIHGLHKAQHERRVEELLKQVGLNPAHADRFPHEFSGGQRQRLGIARALAVEPEVIVLDEPVSALDVSVQAGVLNLLDDLQRDLGLTYLFIAHDLSVVRHLSDRVGVMYLGKLVEEGPVDELYERPRHPYTQALLSAIPVPDPRAERARERIVLTGDVPSPVSPPSGCRFRTRCWKATEVCAEEVPQLIDHGGTHRVACHHPAERDVL, from the coding sequence GTGAACCAGCCCGTGGCGGATCCGCTCGGCGTGAACCCGCCGGCCGTGAGCACCGGCCTGACGGTGAGCAACCTCGTCAAGGAGTACAAGGTCGGCGGCGGACTGTTCGGCCGCACCCGCGATGTCGTGCAGGCGGTGTCGGACGTGAGCCTGTCGATCGCGGGCGGTCAGACGTTCGGCCTCGTGGGCGAGAGCGGCTGCGGCAAGTCGTCGCTCGGGCGCAGCGTCGCCCGGCTGCAGTCGAGCGACGGCGGCTCGATCCTGCTCGGCGATCAGGACATCACGCGCGTCGAGGGCGGGCGCTTGCGGGCGCTGCGCCGGCGCGTCCAGTTCGTGTTCCAGGATCCGTACGCCTCGCTGAATCCGCGCAAATCGGTGCGCGCGACGCTCACCGAGCCGCTCGTGATCCATGGTCTGCACAAGGCTCAGCACGAGCGTCGGGTCGAAGAGCTGCTGAAGCAGGTGGGCTTGAACCCCGCGCACGCCGACCGGTTCCCGCACGAGTTCTCGGGCGGACAGCGGCAGCGGCTCGGCATCGCGCGGGCGCTCGCCGTGGAGCCCGAGGTGATCGTGCTCGACGAGCCGGTCAGCGCGCTCGATGTGAGCGTGCAGGCCGGGGTGCTGAACCTGCTCGACGACCTGCAGCGCGACCTCGGGCTCACCTACCTCTTCATCGCGCACGACCTGTCGGTGGTGCGGCATCTCAGCGACCGCGTCGGCGTCATGTACCTCGGCAAGCTCGTGGAGGAGGGGCCCGTCGATGAGCTGTACGAACGGCCGCGGCATCCGTACACCCAGGCGCTGCTGTCGGCGATCCCGGTTCCCGACCCGCGGGCGGAGCGGGCGCGCGAGCGCATCGTGCTGACGGGCGACGTGCCGAGTCCGGTCTCGCCGCCGAGCGGATGCCGCTTCCGCACCCGCTGCTGGAAGGCGACAGAGGTGTGCGCCGAGGAGGTTCCGCAGCTGATCGATCACGGCGGCACGCACCGCGTCGCCTGCCACCACCCCGCCGAGCGCGACGTGCTCTGA
- a CDS encoding ABC transporter ATP-binding protein: MSAVLLEVSDLSVSFPTDAGLARAIEGVSFVLREGETVGIVGESGSGKSMTAMAIMGLLPKKAVVTGSIKFRGQELVGMSDAALREIRGKDVSVVFQDALTALNPVMRVGEQLVEAVRVHRPDTTATERRARAVELLDIVGIPSPELRVDRYPHEFSGGMRQRVMIAMSIANEPDLLIADEPTTALDVTVQAQVLEVLREVQRRTGTTVLLITHDLGVVAGTADRVLVMYAGGLVETADVDSLFYETAHPYTAGLLASLPRIDRRASREERLYQISGQPPVATAWPDGCRFAPRCAHAVAGLCDVVVPPAVPVGAAGGLAVGADVEAEGPTASGIHTAACVRVGEWQKEAVL, translated from the coding sequence GTGAGCGCGGTGCTTCTGGAGGTCTCGGATCTGTCGGTGAGCTTCCCCACGGATGCCGGGCTCGCCCGCGCGATCGAGGGCGTGTCCTTCGTGCTCCGGGAGGGTGAGACGGTCGGCATCGTCGGCGAATCGGGTTCGGGCAAGTCGATGACCGCGATGGCGATCATGGGACTGCTGCCGAAGAAGGCCGTGGTCACCGGATCGATAAAGTTCCGGGGTCAGGAACTCGTCGGAATGTCGGATGCTGCGCTGCGCGAGATCCGGGGCAAGGACGTGTCCGTGGTGTTCCAGGACGCGCTGACCGCCCTCAACCCGGTCATGCGCGTCGGCGAGCAGCTGGTCGAGGCTGTGCGCGTGCACCGGCCGGACACGACGGCCACCGAGCGGCGGGCGCGCGCGGTGGAGCTGCTCGATATCGTCGGCATCCCCTCGCCCGAACTGCGCGTCGATCGGTACCCGCACGAGTTCTCCGGCGGCATGCGGCAGCGCGTGATGATCGCGATGAGCATCGCCAACGAACCCGACCTGCTGATCGCCGACGAGCCCACGACGGCGCTCGATGTGACCGTGCAGGCGCAGGTGCTCGAGGTGCTGCGCGAGGTGCAGCGGCGCACCGGCACGACCGTGCTGCTCATCACGCATGATCTCGGCGTCGTCGCGGGCACCGCCGACCGCGTCCTGGTCATGTATGCCGGCGGACTGGTCGAGACGGCCGACGTCGACTCGCTCTTCTACGAGACCGCGCATCCGTACACGGCGGGGCTGCTCGCTTCACTGCCGCGGATCGACCGGCGCGCGTCACGCGAGGAGCGGCTGTATCAGATCTCCGGGCAGCCTCCGGTGGCGACGGCATGGCCCGACGGATGCCGCTTCGCACCGCGCTGTGCGCACGCGGTGGCCGGGTTGTGCGATGTCGTGGTGCCGCCTGCGGTGCCCGTGGGGGCGGCCGGGGGGCTCGCTGTCGGTGCCGACGTCGAGGCCGAGGGGCCGACGGCATCCGGCATCCACACCGCCGCGTGCGTGCGGGTCGGCGAATGGCAGAAGGAGGCGGTCCTGTGA
- a CDS encoding ABC transporter permease: MSGAGIAGREELLGEQEPQKAPARQLLKGFLRHRLGVVSLIVLVILLVACFGAGWIAPYPQGQQDLLTGPTPPSGAHWLGTDELGRDYLSEILFSGQISLAIGLAVALLATVVGTALGAIAGYVGGWIGELIMRITDLFLIVPAIALLAVILQGLGPSPTTIVLALTALGWTYIARVVRAQVLSLREKDFIDAARGIGASGFRIVVSHLLPNLAGVIVVAMSLAVASSIIAESTLSFLGFGVQPPQTSWGSMLSQAAGYVGTPQVYLLYFPGIFILVTVLCVNFIGDGLRDALDPQGKNL; the protein is encoded by the coding sequence ATGAGCGGTGCAGGCATCGCCGGGCGCGAAGAGCTGCTCGGTGAACAGGAACCGCAGAAGGCTCCGGCCAGGCAGCTCCTGAAGGGGTTCCTGCGGCACCGACTGGGCGTGGTCAGTCTGATCGTGCTGGTGATCCTGCTGGTCGCGTGCTTCGGCGCCGGGTGGATCGCGCCGTATCCGCAGGGTCAGCAGGACCTCCTCACCGGACCCACCCCGCCCTCGGGCGCGCACTGGCTCGGCACCGACGAGCTCGGCCGCGACTACCTGAGCGAGATCCTCTTCTCCGGGCAGATCTCGCTCGCGATCGGCCTCGCCGTCGCCCTGCTCGCGACCGTCGTCGGCACCGCCCTCGGTGCGATCGCCGGCTACGTGGGTGGCTGGATCGGCGAGCTCATCATGCGCATCACCGACCTCTTCCTCATCGTTCCCGCGATCGCCCTGCTGGCGGTGATCCTGCAGGGGCTCGGACCGTCACCCACCACCATCGTGCTGGCGCTCACCGCGCTGGGCTGGACCTACATCGCCCGCGTCGTGCGCGCCCAGGTGCTGTCGCTCCGTGAGAAGGACTTCATCGACGCGGCACGCGGCATCGGAGCATCCGGCTTCCGCATCGTCGTCTCGCATCTGCTGCCGAACCTCGCCGGTGTCATCGTCGTGGCGATGAGCCTGGCCGTGGCATCCTCGATCATCGCCGAGTCGACCCTGAGCTTCCTCGGGTTCGGGGTGCAGCCGCCGCAGACCAGCTGGGGCTCGATGCTCAGCCAGGCCGCGGGCTACGTCGGCACCCCTCAGGTGTATCTGCTGTACTTCCCGGGAATCTTCATCCTCGTGACCGTGCTGTGCGTCAACTTCATCGGCGACGGACTGCGCGATGCGCTCGACCCGCAGGGGAAGAACCTGTGA
- a CDS encoding ABC transporter permease, with protein sequence MITFITRRVLYSIPVILVASFVLFWAVRATFDPLAKLRLAQDPTALAREVERLGLDRSIPEQYFLWLRSMVVGDWGTSTRTGTPVLPLIGEALWPTLQLAFWGLLIAILIAGGISVYSAVRRQYSLGDNLLTGASYLGIAMPAFWFGLILIQTFAVWPKEAFGLSEPPLYFIGLNSPGQTGMLDYIRHLILPVAALMIALVASWSRFGRAAMLDALSSDYVRTARAKGVPRRQVIWRHAVRNSLAPFVTVVALDAAILIGGLVVTEQIFAIPGMGRLFLQSLVAGDVFVLLPWMIVVAVAVVLCNLIADIAYAVLDPRVRLS encoded by the coding sequence ATGATCACGTTCATCACACGACGGGTGCTGTATTCGATCCCGGTGATCCTCGTCGCCTCCTTCGTGCTCTTCTGGGCGGTGCGTGCGACCTTCGATCCGCTCGCGAAGCTCCGACTGGCGCAGGATCCGACCGCGCTCGCCCGCGAGGTCGAACGTCTGGGGCTCGATCGCTCGATCCCCGAGCAGTACTTCCTCTGGCTGCGGTCTATGGTCGTCGGCGACTGGGGCACGAGCACGCGCACGGGCACTCCGGTGCTCCCCCTGATCGGCGAAGCCCTGTGGCCCACGCTGCAGCTGGCGTTCTGGGGACTGCTGATCGCGATCCTCATCGCCGGCGGGATCAGCGTCTACTCGGCGGTGCGGCGGCAGTACTCGCTCGGCGACAACCTGCTCACGGGAGCCTCCTACCTCGGCATCGCGATGCCGGCGTTCTGGTTCGGACTCATCCTCATCCAGACGTTCGCGGTGTGGCCGAAGGAGGCGTTCGGGCTCAGCGAGCCCCCGCTCTACTTCATCGGCCTGAACTCGCCGGGACAGACCGGGATGCTCGACTACATCCGCCACCTGATCCTGCCGGTGGCCGCGCTCATGATCGCGCTGGTCGCCTCGTGGAGCCGGTTCGGCCGCGCCGCGATGCTCGACGCGCTCTCCAGCGACTACGTTCGCACCGCTCGCGCGAAGGGGGTGCCGCGTCGGCAGGTCATCTGGCGGCACGCGGTGCGCAACTCGCTCGCCCCGTTCGTCACGGTCGTCGCGCTCGACGCCGCGATCCTCATCGGCGGGCTCGTCGTGACCGAGCAGATCTTCGCGATCCCCGGGATGGGGCGCCTGTTCCTGCAGTCGCTCGTCGCCGGTGACGTGTTCGTGCTGCTGCCCTGGATGATCGTGGTAGCCGTCGCCGTGGTGCTCTGCAACCTGATCGCCGACATCGCCTACGCGGTGCTCGACCCGAGAGTGAGACTGTCATGA